One segment of Nocardioides sp. QY071 DNA contains the following:
- a CDS encoding AMP-binding protein, with protein sequence MTPIGSALAELAADDPDRPAVTTSTGTLTRQELEHRTNRLARAYLERGVTPDSFVTILLPTGSAYLEAVVATWKAGATPQPVSHRLPERELREIIELADPSLVVGADVPGRNALPTDWSPPEDTSAEPLPPMIARSLKAPTSGGSTGRPKLIVSTEPATAESLRSFAALVRLRQDGTVLSTGPLSHNGPLFTNVAALLLGCHVVVMERFDAAQTLALVERHGVDWMYSVPTMLRRIQDLPEDVLAAADVSSLRTVITMAAACSPSLRTFCLDYFGPDVMVELYAATEAHAVTITDGHGWLSHPGSVGRPVVGEIEARGPDGSTLPAGEVGELWMRRSPQEAGPYRYVGAEPQRSKDGWETVGDLGHLDADGFLHLADRKTDMIVVGGSNVYPAEVEAALEEHPDVQAASVVGLPDDEYGNRIHAVLNVRGPVSDEELLTHLRAAVAPYKLPRTFERTSEPLRDEAGKTRRSRVREHALARSTTDTRNIHD encoded by the coding sequence ATGACCCCCATCGGCAGCGCTCTCGCCGAGCTGGCCGCCGATGATCCGGACCGCCCCGCGGTGACGACGAGCACCGGCACCCTGACCCGCCAGGAGCTCGAGCACCGCACCAACCGCCTCGCCCGCGCCTACCTCGAGCGGGGCGTCACTCCCGACTCCTTCGTCACCATCCTCCTTCCCACAGGGTCGGCCTACCTGGAGGCGGTCGTCGCCACGTGGAAGGCGGGGGCCACCCCGCAGCCGGTCTCGCACCGGCTCCCCGAACGGGAGCTGCGCGAGATCATCGAGCTCGCCGATCCCTCGCTGGTCGTCGGCGCGGACGTCCCGGGCCGCAACGCGCTGCCCACGGACTGGTCCCCGCCCGAGGACACCTCGGCCGAGCCGCTGCCGCCGATGATCGCTCGCTCGCTCAAGGCTCCGACCTCGGGAGGCAGCACCGGGCGCCCGAAGCTGATCGTCTCCACCGAGCCCGCCACGGCCGAGTCGCTGCGGTCCTTCGCGGCCCTGGTCCGCCTCCGGCAGGACGGGACCGTGCTCTCGACCGGCCCGCTGTCGCACAACGGCCCGCTCTTCACGAACGTCGCGGCCCTGCTCCTCGGCTGCCACGTCGTGGTGATGGAGCGCTTCGACGCCGCGCAGACGCTGGCGTTGGTCGAGCGCCACGGCGTGGACTGGATGTACTCCGTGCCGACGATGCTCCGACGCATCCAGGACCTTCCTGAGGACGTCCTCGCCGCGGCTGACGTCTCGAGCCTGCGCACGGTCATCACGATGGCCGCCGCGTGCTCGCCGTCGCTGCGCACGTTCTGCCTCGACTACTTCGGCCCCGACGTCATGGTCGAGCTCTACGCCGCCACCGAGGCGCACGCCGTCACGATCACCGACGGGCACGGCTGGCTGAGCCATCCGGGCTCGGTGGGGCGGCCCGTCGTGGGCGAGATCGAGGCTCGTGGCCCTGACGGCTCCACGCTCCCGGCCGGTGAGGTCGGCGAGCTCTGGATGCGCCGCAGCCCGCAGGAGGCCGGCCCCTACCGCTACGTCGGAGCCGAGCCGCAACGCTCGAAGGACGGGTGGGAGACGGTCGGCGACCTCGGTCACCTCGACGCCGACGGCTTCCTCCACCTGGCCGACCGCAAGACGGACATGATCGTGGTGGGTGGGTCCAACGTGTATCCAGCAGAGGTCGAGGCCGCACTCGAGGAGCACCCCGACGTCCAAGCAGCCAGTGTCGTCGGCCTGCCCGATGACGAGTACGGGAACCGGATCCATGCAGTGCTCAACGTGAGGGGCCCGGTGAGTGACGAAGAGTTGCTCACTCACCTGCGCGCAGCCGTCGCGCCGTACAAGCTGCCGCGCACCTTCGAGCGCACCAGTGAGCCCCTGCGGGACGAGGCCGGGAAGACGCGTCGGAGCCGTGTCCGTGAACACGCCCTTGCCCGCTCGACCACCGATACGAGGAACATCCATGACTGA
- a CDS encoding alpha/beta hydrolase-fold protein, which produces MTDPAPPAIAGVETFVIHPGGLGTGLRISIARPAARWGRGEPVGPVSVVFLTDADYAFGTVVEASRLGQFGAEVGPMVVVGIGYADERGDYAFVEQRRGIDFYRGPRRSLEVPGLGSLEIGGADAFLAALLDTVAPEVERRAPETAGARRILIGMSAGGHFAAHVLTQRPDAFQGYALLSPALFDPWPAAGDEQLVEAVRALPSGAIPSDTTVFLSAGGCEEEPGNPLAVGAIISNVYRMRAALAAQGVTTELAVFAGETHNSSLGVGATRALRVLVPPGR; this is translated from the coding sequence ATGACTGACCCAGCCCCGCCCGCGATCGCCGGAGTCGAGACGTTCGTCATCCATCCCGGCGGCCTGGGTACGGGCCTGCGCATCTCGATAGCGCGGCCCGCCGCCCGCTGGGGTCGAGGCGAGCCCGTCGGACCTGTGTCGGTCGTGTTCTTGACCGACGCCGACTACGCCTTCGGCACGGTCGTCGAGGCGTCGCGGCTCGGGCAGTTCGGCGCGGAGGTCGGACCGATGGTCGTCGTCGGGATCGGCTACGCCGACGAGCGCGGCGACTACGCCTTCGTCGAGCAGCGGCGCGGCATCGACTTCTACCGCGGCCCGCGGCGCTCGCTGGAGGTCCCCGGCCTCGGGTCGCTGGAGATCGGCGGAGCCGACGCCTTCCTCGCGGCCCTGCTGGACACGGTCGCTCCGGAGGTCGAACGGCGGGCACCCGAGACGGCGGGAGCGCGTCGCATCCTTATCGGCATGTCAGCCGGTGGCCACTTCGCTGCGCACGTGTTGACCCAGCGCCCGGATGCCTTCCAGGGCTACGCGCTGCTGAGCCCCGCACTGTTCGACCCGTGGCCCGCAGCGGGCGACGAGCAGCTGGTGGAGGCGGTGCGTGCGTTGCCGTCCGGCGCGATCCCCTCGGACACGACGGTGTTCCTCTCCGCCGGTGGCTGCGAGGAGGAGCCCGGCAATCCACTGGCCGTCGGCGCGATCATCAGCAACGTCTACCGCATGCGCGCCGCGCTCGCCGCACAAGGCGTGACGACCGAGCTGGCGGTGTTCGCCGGCGAGACGCACAACTCCTCGCTCGGCGTGGGAGCCACCCGCGCCCTGCGCGTGCTGGTCCCACCGGGCAGGTAG
- a CDS encoding TetR/AcrR family transcriptional regulator, whose translation MTDVSVPRRGTRPANRKALILKAARELFRSQGYEHVRLRDIAAATEVTPAALYRHFSSKEQLLLEVIGSALEPLEHLVSTVDLSQPEPALAALAKQALRDRDVGVLWQREARHLTPAARRELSDAVGRIGRKLGEQVGVARPELDASSHDLLAWSILSVYVSTSFHQLEAPRQDFEELLVRLARRVLDAHPPSLVNAVPASAAGLSHRSRREEVLAEAVRLFAERTYTSVGVDDIADSLGMAGPSIYNHVPNKIDLLLTPLARGTAYLSLQTSEALASARDPADGLARMSSGYAHFAFNHHQVLDLLITEVRNLPEDPRKEAVDAQREYIDEWVHLLLQVDPGLDPTKARIEVHAALTVINDAARTAHLRRLGRGEEAVVALAHAVLGVSG comes from the coding sequence GTGACGGACGTCTCCGTTCCGCGCCGCGGCACCCGCCCCGCGAACCGGAAGGCGCTCATCCTGAAGGCTGCGAGGGAACTGTTCCGAAGCCAGGGCTACGAGCACGTCAGGCTCCGCGACATCGCGGCAGCGACTGAGGTGACGCCCGCCGCGCTGTATCGGCACTTCTCCAGCAAGGAGCAGTTGCTCCTCGAGGTGATCGGATCCGCTCTGGAACCGTTGGAGCACCTCGTGTCCACGGTGGACTTGTCCCAACCTGAGCCCGCGTTGGCCGCGCTCGCGAAGCAGGCTCTGCGCGACCGGGACGTCGGCGTGCTCTGGCAGCGCGAGGCGCGACACCTCACCCCGGCTGCCCGTCGCGAACTGAGTGACGCAGTAGGTCGGATCGGGCGAAAGCTCGGGGAGCAGGTGGGGGTCGCGCGGCCGGAACTCGACGCGTCGTCACACGACCTGCTCGCGTGGTCGATCCTCTCGGTGTACGTGAGCACGTCGTTCCACCAGCTCGAAGCCCCCCGGCAAGACTTCGAGGAGCTGTTGGTGCGGCTTGCTCGTCGGGTCCTCGACGCCCACCCCCCGTCTTTGGTCAACGCCGTGCCGGCTTCCGCCGCCGGATTGAGTCATCGGTCGCGGCGTGAGGAAGTGCTCGCGGAAGCAGTACGTCTTTTCGCTGAGCGCACCTACACCAGCGTTGGTGTCGACGACATCGCCGATTCGTTGGGAATGGCCGGGCCTAGCATCTACAACCACGTGCCCAACAAGATCGACCTGCTATTGACCCCACTGGCCCGTGGCACGGCGTACCTCTCCCTCCAGACGTCGGAAGCCTTGGCCTCAGCGCGCGACCCGGCCGACGGGCTGGCTCGCATGAGCAGCGGCTACGCCCACTTCGCCTTCAACCATCACCAGGTCCTGGACCTGCTGATCACCGAGGTGCGCAACCTGCCGGAGGATCCTCGCAAGGAAGCAGTGGACGCCCAACGTGAATACATCGACGAATGGGTGCACCTGCTCCTGCAGGTGGACCCTGGCTTGGATCCCACCAAGGCCAGGATCGAGGTCCACGCCGCCCTCACGGTGATCAACGACGCCGCCCGGACCGCCCACCTGCGGCGGCTGGGCCGCGGTGAGGAGGCGGTCGTGGCACTTGCTCATGCGGTGCTCGGAGTCTCCGGCTGA
- a CDS encoding SDR family oxidoreductase, producing MTGSGRGIGREIALKLAADGAAVVVNDLDEAPAEETVKAIEAAGGRASVCVGSVTEDGFAERFVQTAVDAFGGLDIIVNNAGYTWDSVIQKMTDEQWDAILDVHLKAPFRILRAAQPVIAAAVKQAKADGQPVPCRKVVNISSIAGVGGNAGQVNYAAAKAGITGLTKAMAKEWGPYNVTVNTVAFGLIRTRLTETAADGDSTIDVDGREIKVGVNPALLDAMEKMIPLGRSGTPVDAAGSVYLFCIPESDYVSAQTVICGGGLMI from the coding sequence GTGACCGGCTCGGGCCGGGGCATCGGGCGCGAGATCGCGCTCAAGCTCGCCGCTGACGGTGCAGCCGTGGTCGTCAACGACCTCGACGAGGCTCCGGCTGAGGAGACCGTTAAGGCGATCGAAGCGGCGGGTGGCAGGGCCAGTGTGTGCGTCGGCAGCGTGACCGAGGACGGCTTCGCGGAGCGATTCGTGCAGACCGCGGTTGACGCGTTCGGCGGCTTGGACATCATCGTCAACAATGCCGGCTACACCTGGGACTCAGTGATCCAGAAGATGACCGACGAGCAGTGGGACGCGATCCTCGACGTGCACCTCAAGGCGCCGTTCCGCATCCTGCGGGCCGCCCAGCCGGTCATCGCGGCAGCAGTGAAGCAGGCCAAGGCCGACGGTCAGCCGGTTCCCTGCCGCAAGGTCGTCAACATCTCGTCGATCGCAGGAGTCGGCGGCAACGCCGGCCAGGTCAACTACGCGGCTGCGAAGGCCGGCATCACCGGACTCACCAAGGCGATGGCCAAGGAGTGGGGGCCCTACAACGTCACCGTCAACACGGTGGCGTTCGGGCTGATCAGGACCCGCCTCACCGAGACCGCGGCGGACGGTGACTCGACCATCGACGTCGATGGCCGCGAGATCAAGGTCGGCGTCAATCCTGCCCTGCTGGACGCCATGGAGAAGATGATTCCATTGGGGCGGTCCGGCACCCCCGTGGATGCAGCCGGTTCGGTGTACCTGTTCTGCATCCCCGAATCCGACTATGTCAGCGCCCAGACGGTGATCTGCGGTGGCGGGCTCATGATCTGA
- a CDS encoding lipid-transfer protein has translation MNMARRVQVVGVGMVPFVTPRKSDTYDVLAGRAIRAALADAGADYSLIEQAYAGYVYGDSTSGQLALYQVGLSGIPVVNVNNNCSTGSSALWLARQAVETGAADCVLAVGFEQMQRGALEAKWVDRPSPFSCFADVALDAQGSSDAPMAAQWFGGAGAAYAEKYGTPAETFAAIAVKARKHAANNPHAVFRDPVSLEQVMTAPHIYGPLTRLQCCPPTCGAAAAVITSEEFARKHGLRTDVAIAAQAMTTDTESAFSGDMMRLVGYDMAQSAADQVYERAGVSPEDVKVVELHDCFTTNELLSYEALRLTPEGTAERFIADGQNTYGGQVVTNPSGGLLSKGHPLGATGLAQCAELTWQLRGEAASRQVEGVNLALQHNIGLGGAAVVTLYEKVD, from the coding sequence ATGAACATGGCGAGAAGAGTTCAAGTAGTTGGTGTGGGCATGGTGCCCTTCGTCACACCCAGAAAGAGCGATACGTATGACGTGCTCGCGGGTAGAGCCATCCGGGCAGCGCTAGCTGACGCCGGGGCCGACTACTCGCTGATCGAACAGGCCTATGCGGGGTATGTCTACGGTGACTCCACCAGTGGTCAGCTCGCGCTCTACCAAGTGGGGCTGTCCGGGATCCCTGTCGTGAACGTCAACAACAACTGCTCGACCGGGTCGTCAGCGTTGTGGCTTGCCAGGCAGGCCGTCGAAACGGGTGCCGCCGACTGCGTCCTCGCCGTCGGATTCGAGCAGATGCAGCGCGGTGCCCTCGAGGCGAAATGGGTCGATCGACCGAGCCCGTTCAGTTGCTTTGCCGACGTTGCGCTGGACGCTCAGGGTTCGAGCGATGCGCCGATGGCCGCGCAGTGGTTCGGTGGGGCCGGCGCCGCGTACGCCGAGAAGTACGGAACGCCCGCCGAGACGTTCGCCGCAATCGCCGTCAAGGCGCGAAAGCACGCCGCGAACAATCCCCACGCCGTGTTCCGCGACCCGGTGAGCCTGGAACAGGTGATGACGGCCCCGCACATCTACGGTCCGCTGACCCGACTGCAGTGCTGCCCGCCCACGTGCGGAGCCGCTGCGGCCGTGATCACCAGCGAGGAGTTCGCGCGCAAGCATGGTCTACGCACCGACGTCGCGATCGCAGCCCAGGCCATGACCACCGACACCGAGAGCGCGTTCAGCGGCGACATGATGCGCCTGGTCGGCTACGACATGGCGCAGAGTGCCGCCGACCAGGTCTACGAGCGAGCCGGGGTCTCGCCGGAGGACGTCAAGGTCGTCGAGCTGCACGACTGCTTCACGACCAACGAGCTGCTTTCCTACGAGGCGTTGCGGCTGACTCCTGAGGGCACGGCCGAGAGGTTCATTGCCGACGGTCAGAACACCTATGGCGGACAGGTCGTCACCAACCCATCGGGCGGACTCCTGTCCAAGGGGCATCCTCTGGGGGCGACAGGTCTGGCGCAGTGTGCCGAGCTGACCTGGCAGCTGCGCGGCGAGGCGGCGTCGCGACAGGTGGAGGGCGTCAATCTCGCCCTTCAGCACAACATCGGCCTCGGCGGCGCTGCTGTCGTGACCCTCTACGAGAAGGTGGACTGA
- a CDS encoding substrate-binding domain-containing protein, with protein MPSGCRSRIRTQTRARTGPGFIDDRIALKPDAIATAGIDCSQVKQPVADAKAAGIPVLSWLGADCDADGGEKLWAADIVYHQDAPTTAEWYAAWGVQKVQYLEAKLGGKVRLINVRFNDALPSLNDGVESAIADCGDCEIVADVAVGTADAANPQGPIVAGVKAALLKHPDANALLVPADTQLMATGLLQALRNSPQGKKLIVTGGEGGPSGIEALDQGPVPTAIIGYSNEWIGWALADSINRLLNDSPQVAEGFGTRVVEKGENPADEAYQAKVDFESAYKQAWGITQ; from the coding sequence GTGCCGAGCGGGTGCAGGTCTCGGATCAGGACTCAGACACGTGCCCGGACCGGCCCTGGCTTCATCGATGATCGAATCGCGCTCAAGCCCGATGCGATCGCCACCGCGGGCATCGACTGCTCCCAGGTGAAGCAGCCGGTCGCCGACGCCAAGGCTGCAGGGATCCCGGTCCTGAGCTGGCTGGGTGCCGACTGCGACGCGGACGGCGGCGAGAAGCTGTGGGCCGCCGACATCGTCTACCACCAGGACGCGCCGACGACCGCCGAGTGGTACGCCGCCTGGGGAGTCCAGAAGGTGCAGTATCTCGAGGCCAAGCTGGGTGGGAAGGTGCGGCTGATCAATGTCCGCTTCAACGACGCCTTGCCGAGCCTCAACGACGGTGTGGAGAGCGCCATCGCCGACTGCGGCGACTGCGAGATCGTCGCGGACGTGGCGGTGGGAACCGCCGACGCAGCCAATCCGCAGGGGCCCATCGTGGCCGGTGTGAAGGCCGCGCTGCTCAAGCACCCCGACGCCAATGCTCTTCTGGTGCCGGCCGACACGCAGCTCATGGCGACCGGACTGCTCCAGGCCCTGAGGAACAGCCCCCAGGGCAAGAAGCTCATCGTCACCGGGGGCGAGGGAGGTCCCAGCGGCATCGAGGCTCTCGACCAGGGCCCGGTCCCCACCGCGATCATCGGGTACAGCAACGAGTGGATCGGCTGGGCCCTGGCCGACTCGATCAACCGCCTCCTCAACGACTCGCCGCAGGTGGCCGAGGGCTTCGGGACGCGCGTCGTGGAGAAGGGTGAGAACCCTGCCGACGAGGCCTACCAGGCCAAGGTCGACTTCGAGAGCGCCTACAAGCAGGCTTGGGGAATCACCCAGTAG
- a CDS encoding helix-turn-helix domain-containing protein — protein MSSCERADADARAVADAVDRERCSIGAALTVVGDRWSLLVLREAFLGVRRFEEFRRYLQVPRSVLTNRLALLVERGVLQREPYRASGQRERHEYRLTARGLDLYPVLVALKTWGDEHGAAERRGAVILTHRDCGAAVYLTLSCADGHTLTDARDVVPKPASDMQ, from the coding sequence ATGAGCAGTTGCGAGCGTGCTGACGCTGATGCGCGAGCCGTCGCCGACGCGGTGGACCGAGAGCGTTGCTCCATCGGAGCAGCGTTGACGGTAGTCGGGGACAGATGGAGCTTGCTGGTTTTGCGAGAAGCCTTCCTCGGCGTCCGTCGATTCGAAGAGTTCCGGCGATACCTGCAGGTGCCGCGGTCGGTACTCACCAACCGGCTCGCCTTGCTTGTCGAGCGTGGCGTCCTGCAACGCGAGCCTTACCGCGCCTCCGGGCAACGGGAGCGCCACGAATACCGCCTCACCGCGAGGGGTTTGGACCTCTACCCGGTTCTCGTTGCCTTAAAGACCTGGGGCGACGAACACGGTGCTGCCGAGCGCCGCGGCGCGGTCATTTTGACTCACCGCGACTGTGGCGCCGCGGTTTATCTCACCCTCTCCTGCGCAGACGGGCACACGCTGACCGATGCCCGCGACGTAGTTCCGAAGCCGGCGTCTGACATGCAGTAG
- a CDS encoding nucleoside recognition domain-containing protein: MSRVPILDTADRLRQTMPEDFGDGVLTSIFDDAARIARGSVSSPTDLAASRRPSLDQVLDRALTHRVWGFLVMGALFFAVFWFTIAGAALPSGLLYVVLVDGGHTVLRDGFEVLGAPWWITGLLIDGVYLSTAWVVAVMLPPMAIFFPIFTLLEDFGYLPRVAFNLDRLFAGAGAHGKQSLTMMMGYGCNAAGVTATRIIDSPRERLIAVITNNFSVCNGRWPTLILMGTVFIGSLAPPALAGVLAAGSVVLVAVLGIVTTLAVSWLLSHTLLRGETSLYSLELPPYRPPQVWRTIHTSLVDRTLKVLRRALVMAAPAGAVVWLLGNVEVGGEQLAGHLVTGLDPVGWVLGINGIILLAYLVAIPANEIVIPTVLMLTLTLNHPASDAAAGVMLDMGDAEAGTVLVGVGGWTLLTAVNLMLFCLLHNPCSTTMLTIWRETGSLKWTLIATFLPLSLACVTTAATAALWRYV; this comes from the coding sequence ATGAGCAGGGTCCCGATCCTCGACACGGCGGATCGCCTGCGGCAGACCATGCCGGAGGACTTCGGCGACGGGGTGCTGACGTCGATCTTCGATGATGCCGCGCGAATCGCCCGAGGCAGCGTCTCGTCTCCGACGGACCTCGCCGCCTCCCGGCGTCCCTCCCTCGATCAGGTCCTGGACCGCGCGTTGACCCACCGGGTGTGGGGGTTCTTGGTGATGGGGGCGCTCTTCTTCGCGGTCTTCTGGTTCACCATCGCGGGCGCGGCACTCCCGTCGGGCCTGCTCTACGTCGTGCTCGTCGATGGTGGACACACCGTGCTTCGTGACGGTTTCGAGGTGCTGGGCGCTCCGTGGTGGATCACCGGGCTGCTCATCGACGGTGTCTACCTGAGCACGGCCTGGGTCGTGGCCGTGATGCTGCCGCCGATGGCCATCTTCTTCCCGATCTTCACCTTGCTCGAGGACTTCGGTTATCTGCCTCGCGTGGCCTTCAACCTGGACCGGCTCTTCGCCGGTGCGGGCGCCCACGGCAAGCAGTCGCTGACGATGATGATGGGCTACGGCTGCAACGCGGCCGGTGTCACCGCCACTCGGATCATCGACAGTCCCCGTGAGCGCCTGATCGCGGTGATCACCAACAACTTCAGCGTGTGCAACGGTCGTTGGCCGACCCTCATCCTGATGGGGACCGTCTTCATCGGCTCGCTCGCGCCGCCCGCCCTCGCCGGCGTGCTCGCAGCCGGAAGCGTCGTCTTGGTGGCGGTGCTGGGTATCGTGACGACGCTCGCCGTCTCCTGGCTGCTCTCGCACACGCTGCTGCGCGGCGAGACATCGCTCTACTCCCTCGAGCTGCCTCCCTACCGGCCGCCGCAGGTCTGGCGCACCATCCACACCAGCCTGGTCGACCGCACCCTGAAGGTGTTGCGCCGGGCTCTGGTGATGGCGGCGCCCGCCGGAGCCGTGGTCTGGCTGCTGGGCAACGTGGAGGTCGGTGGGGAGCAACTGGCCGGTCATCTGGTGACGGGTCTGGATCCGGTCGGCTGGGTCCTCGGGATCAACGGGATCATCCTCTTGGCCTATCTGGTGGCCATCCCCGCCAACGAGATCGTGATTCCGACCGTCCTCATGCTCACGCTGACACTCAACCACCCGGCGTCGGACGCGGCCGCCGGGGTGATGCTCGACATGGGAGATGCCGAAGCCGGCACGGTGCTGGTCGGCGTCGGCGGCTGGACACTGTTGACTGCGGTGAACCTGATGCTGTTCTGTCTGCTGCACAACCCCTGCAGCACGACCATGCTGACCATCTGGCGCGAGACTGGTTCACTGAAGTGGACACTGATCGCCACATTCCTGCCGCTGTCGCTGGCTTGTGTAACGACTGCTGCCACCGCTGCCCTCTGGCGGTACGTCTGA
- a CDS encoding FeoB small GTPase domain-containing protein, whose protein sequence is MTVDLPVPGSAPEPAAPGCASCALAGVESLRRAGLPPGDPDAVVALAGNPNTGKSTVFNALTGMRQHVGNWPGTTVSRAEGRFGFGDRVFKVVDLPGAYSLLSTSSDEDVARDFLLFGDPDVTVVVVDATRLERNLNLVLQILQITDRVVVALNLIDEARRHRIDIDVRHLSRALGVAVVPMAARRGEGMAHLLQAISERARRSAPPRLRKQRFEPVVTRAIDELVEQLECEFPGIANARWIALRLLEGDAGVQRAVRDGSLGELAHKETGRLFP, encoded by the coding sequence ATGACCGTCGACCTGCCGGTGCCCGGCAGTGCTCCGGAACCAGCCGCTCCGGGCTGTGCCTCCTGTGCTCTGGCCGGCGTCGAGAGTCTCCGTAGAGCCGGGCTGCCCCCCGGCGACCCCGACGCCGTCGTCGCTCTGGCCGGCAACCCCAACACGGGCAAGAGCACCGTCTTCAACGCCCTGACCGGGATGCGGCAACACGTCGGGAACTGGCCAGGTACGACGGTCTCACGCGCGGAGGGAAGGTTCGGCTTCGGCGACCGCGTCTTCAAGGTCGTGGACCTGCCTGGCGCCTACTCCTTGCTCTCGACCAGCAGTGACGAGGACGTGGCGCGCGACTTCCTGCTCTTCGGGGATCCGGACGTGACGGTCGTCGTGGTCGATGCCACCCGGCTGGAGCGGAACCTGAACCTCGTCCTCCAGATACTGCAGATCACCGACAGGGTGGTCGTGGCGCTCAACCTCATCGACGAGGCCAGGCGGCACCGGATCGACATCGACGTCCGTCATCTCTCCCGCGCGCTGGGAGTGGCGGTCGTCCCGATGGCGGCGCGTCGAGGCGAAGGGATGGCGCACCTGCTCCAAGCCATCTCGGAGCGCGCACGACGCTCCGCTCCGCCGAGGTTGCGCAAACAGCGGTTCGAGCCGGTCGTGACGCGAGCCATCGACGAGTTGGTCGAGCAGCTGGAATGCGAGTTCCCGGGCATCGCCAACGCCCGCTGGATCGCTCTCCGGCTGCTCGAGGGTGACGCCGGCGTCCAGCGAGCCGTGAGGGACGGGAGCCTCGGCGAGTTGGCGCACAAGGAGACGGGACGGCTGTTCCCATGA
- a CDS encoding FeoA family protein translates to MTGSAGLAAMTLDELPHSGRAVVTRLDATGAERRRLMDLGVLPGVTVTAEATSPLGDPTAYRIRGAVIALRRAQARLIRVVSQPAP, encoded by the coding sequence ATGACTGGCAGTGCGGGACTGGCGGCGATGACGCTCGACGAGCTGCCGCACTCGGGCCGGGCGGTCGTCACCCGGCTCGACGCCACGGGAGCCGAGCGGAGGCGACTGATGGACCTGGGGGTGCTGCCCGGTGTCACCGTGACGGCCGAGGCCACCAGCCCGCTGGGCGATCCGACGGCCTACCGGATCCGGGGCGCGGTGATCGCACTTCGTCGGGCTCAGGCACGTCTCATCCGCGTCGTCTCGCAACCAGCGCCATGA
- a CDS encoding TetR/AcrR family transcriptional regulator has product MATPSSLNLNAAEPRVGRRNIKGDRREQAILEGAYDMLRTVPLRNMSIDDLAKRAGLSRSSFYFYFESKWQVLSALLAKVTADVFQASQLIFDRPAGMPPDAAIEHAVSEVIQVWERHGHVLREVADAAAAEPDLQAQWDSILGRFIDASAASIERDRKAGVAIPGPPARSLAAALMWMGERNLSLMSQRSDNAIPSDDMVETVTTIWLRTVYGLEWKPRRKPRRPRR; this is encoded by the coding sequence ATGGCGACCCCCTCTTCGCTCAACCTGAACGCCGCCGAGCCACGAGTCGGTCGGCGCAACATCAAGGGCGACAGGCGCGAGCAGGCCATCCTCGAAGGCGCCTACGACATGCTGCGCACCGTCCCCCTGCGCAACATGTCGATCGACGACCTCGCCAAGCGTGCGGGCCTGTCGCGCTCCTCGTTCTACTTCTACTTCGAGTCGAAATGGCAGGTGCTGTCCGCACTCCTCGCCAAGGTCACCGCCGACGTCTTCCAAGCCTCGCAGCTGATCTTCGACCGCCCCGCGGGAATGCCACCCGACGCCGCCATCGAGCACGCGGTCAGCGAGGTCATCCAGGTCTGGGAGCGTCACGGACACGTCCTGCGCGAGGTGGCCGACGCCGCAGCCGCCGAACCGGACCTGCAGGCCCAGTGGGACTCCATCCTCGGCCGGTTCATCGACGCCTCCGCCGCCAGCATCGAGCGGGACAGGAAGGCCGGCGTGGCCATCCCCGGCCCGCCCGCCAGGTCCCTGGCCGCCGCACTCATGTGGATGGGCGAGCGCAACCTCTCCCTGATGAGCCAGCGCAGCGACAACGCCATCCCCTCCGACGACATGGTCGAGACCGTGACCACCATCTGGCTGCGAACGGTCTACGGCCTCGAGTGGAAGCCTCGTCGCAAGCCCCGTAGGCCGAGGCGATAG